In Trueperaceae bacterium, a genomic segment contains:
- a CDS encoding GntG family PLP-dependent aldolase translates to MTQAPIDLRSDTVTRPDDAMRRAMAEAAVGDDVYGEDPTTVRLQEELAERTGHEAGLFFPSGTMSNQAAIAALTGRGVEVIVPAGAHVYEYEIGAMSLLSGLTPRPIPAPGGVPTPDAVHDAVHRSPHQAPTGLLVLENTHNKAGGTVVPLDRQRALIEAGRAEGLPVHLDGARAYNAAVALGVEIADVAAGFDTVSICLSKGLGAPVGTVLVGRRDVLRDAHRYRKAFGGGMRQIGGLAAAGLEAIRHGPARLADDHARARALAEGLQGVPGVTIDLDSVQSNMVYLAVEDAPAVAADWDAHGVRANALGPRTIRLVTHRHVGDDDVAAAMRIVRERMDARTPGAPAAG, encoded by the coding sequence GTGACCCAGGCACCGATCGATCTGCGCAGCGACACCGTGACCCGGCCCGACGACGCCATGCGCCGCGCGATGGCGGAGGCGGCGGTCGGCGACGACGTCTACGGCGAGGACCCCACCACCGTCCGCCTGCAGGAGGAGCTCGCCGAACGCACCGGCCACGAGGCCGGCCTGTTCTTCCCGAGCGGCACCATGAGCAACCAGGCCGCCATCGCGGCCCTCACCGGCCGCGGCGTCGAGGTGATCGTGCCGGCCGGCGCGCACGTCTACGAGTACGAGATCGGAGCGATGTCGCTCCTGTCCGGCCTCACCCCAAGGCCGATTCCCGCGCCGGGCGGCGTCCCGACGCCGGACGCGGTGCACGACGCGGTGCACCGCAGCCCCCACCAGGCGCCGACCGGGCTGCTGGTGCTCGAGAACACGCACAACAAGGCGGGTGGCACCGTCGTGCCGCTCGACCGGCAGCGCGCCCTGATCGAGGCCGGCCGCGCCGAGGGCCTCCCGGTGCACCTCGACGGGGCGCGCGCCTACAACGCCGCCGTGGCGCTCGGGGTCGAGATCGCCGACGTCGCCGCCGGGTTCGACACCGTCTCGATCTGCCTCAGCAAAGGGCTCGGCGCGCCGGTCGGCACGGTCCTGGTCGGGCGGCGCGACGTGCTGCGCGACGCGCACCGCTACCGCAAGGCGTTCGGGGGCGGCATGCGGCAGATCGGCGGGTTGGCCGCCGCCGGCCTCGAAGCGATCCGGCACGGGCCCGCCCGCCTCGCCGACGACCACGCGCGCGCCCGCGCCCTCGCCGAGGGCCTGCAGGGGGTGCCGGGCGTGACGATCGACCTGGACAGCGTGCAGAGCAACATGGTGTACCTCGCCGTCGAGGACGCGCCCGCCGTCGCGGCGGACTGGGACGCGCACGGCGTCCGCGCCAACGCGCTGGGGCCGCGCACGATCCGCCTCGTGACGCACCGGCACGTCGGCGACGACGACGTGGCGGCGGCGATGCGGATCGTGCGCGAGCGGATGGACGCCCGGACCCCTGGGGCCCCCGCCGCGGGATGA